The genomic segment CGTTTGACGCCATCCCCAGCGGACGTGTCCACAAGGATGCCGTCGCGGTGCCCGTCGCCGCCGCGATCATCCACGCGGGCCGTGGTGCGCCTTGCGCCGCCGTTGCCGAGAAGGTGCGTACCGACGCGACCCGAGGGCCGTCGAGCCATCGGTGCCCCCTGACCCGTCGGACTGATACGCCCGACGCCGGCGCCCGGCGGGCGCGGGCCTTGGCCTTGTACATCTCGTGATCGGCCCGGTGCAAGACCTCAGCACCTGGGACCGTCGATGACGGAGGGGGGTTGCGCCAGCGCGCGTCGGCGCGGATGTCCGGGTCTCGGCCATCGCGG from the Baekduia soli genome contains:
- a CDS encoding HD-GYP domain-containing protein → MQTHAQVGHEMLSGCGSDLLDLAAWIALTHHQRHDGGGHPHGLRGDDIPLAGRIVAVADAFDAIPSGRVHKDAVAVPVAAAIIHAGRGAPCAAVAEKVRTDATRGPSSHRCPLTRRTDTPDAGARRARALALYIS